A portion of the Candidatus Woesearchaeota archaeon genome contains these proteins:
- a CDS encoding aminotransferase class V-fold PLP-dependent enzyme: MNLKKIRADFPLFERKIRGKPVVYFDNACMSLKPQQVINAQNEYYEDFPGCAGRSAHKISGEVNDAVYKARKSVQKILNSKKSEEIIFTRNTSESINLIAHSLELKKGDIVIQTDKEHNSNLMPWLLKSKAGQIKKIVMKSDKNNEFNLDSFQEKMSNLKNKVKLISMVHSSNLDGTTIPAKEIIKIAHENGALVLLDAAQSTPHKEVNVKKLDVDFLACSGHKMLGPSGIGALYGKAHLLNKLKPFIVGGETVSETTYDSYELEPIPEKFEAGLQNYSGMIGFGAACDYLQKIGFRSIQKQELKLNKLMTDSLLPEIKELTLIGPNDPKLRGGIFNFNVKDMDPHQIAIIMDQSENIMMRSGAHCVHSWFNAHKLNGSARASMYFYNTEEEVELFCETLKKILF; the protein is encoded by the coding sequence ATGAACCTTAAAAAGATACGTGCAGACTTTCCTTTGTTTGAAAGAAAGATTAGAGGAAAACCCGTTGTTTATTTTGATAATGCATGCATGAGTTTAAAACCTCAGCAAGTAATTAATGCACAAAACGAATATTATGAAGACTTTCCTGGCTGTGCTGGAAGAAGTGCACACAAAATTAGTGGCGAAGTTAATGATGCAGTTTACAAAGCAAGAAAAAGTGTTCAAAAAATTCTAAATTCAAAAAAATCTGAAGAAATTATTTTTACAAGAAACACTTCAGAATCAATTAATTTAATAGCACATTCACTAGAATTAAAAAAAGGAGATATCGTAATTCAAACTGATAAAGAACATAATTCTAATCTTATGCCTTGGCTACTAAAAAGCAAAGCAGGACAAATAAAAAAGATAGTTATGAAATCAGACAAAAATAATGAATTTAATCTAGATTCATTTCAAGAAAAAATGTCTAATCTAAAAAATAAAGTTAAACTAATTTCTATGGTTCATTCATCAAATCTTGATGGGACTACAATTCCTGCAAAAGAAATTATTAAAATTGCACATGAAAATGGAGCATTAGTTCTTTTAGATGCCGCGCAAAGTACACCACATAAAGAAGTTAATGTAAAAAAACTCGATGTTGATTTTTTAGCTTGTTCAGGACATAAAATGCTTGGACCCTCAGGAATCGGCGCCCTTTATGGAAAAGCACACCTGCTAAATAAACTAAAACCATTTATTGTTGGCGGAGAAACTGTTAGTGAAACAACTTATGATTCTTACGAACTTGAACCAATCCCTGAAAAATTTGAAGCAGGTTTACAAAATTATTCTGGAATGATAGGATTTGGTGCAGCGTGTGATTACTTACAAAAAATTGGATTTAGAAGCATCCAAAAACAAGAGTTAAAATTAAATAAATTAATGACTGATTCACTTCTGCCTGAAATTAAAGAGCTTACATTAATTGGACCTAATGATCCTAAACTGCGAGGTGGAATTTTTAATTTTAATGTTAAAGATATGGACCCACACCAAATTGCAATTATTATGGATCAATCTGAAAATATTATGATGCGTAGTGGTGCTCATTGCGTTCATAGTTGGTTTAATGCGCACAAACTTAATGGGAGCGCTAGAGCCAGTATGTATTTTTACAACACAGAAGAAGAAGTTGAATTATTTTGTGAAACATTAAAGAAAATTTTATTCTAA
- a CDS encoding PHP domain-containing protein yields MIDLHTHSTKSDGSQTPKQLVLQAHQKKLKLFSITDHDSIDAVAEGLLEASKVGLKFISGTELSVIYRHPLYKNGQKGFELHLLGYGFDHTNKTLVHELSKNQKHREWRAGEIYSRLNAALHQDGESIIAEAEFAAMKQSIDGAIGRPHLAAVLLQKGIVTGMQEAFDRYLKKCDVAKRDLLLETAAELIRSAGGKLVVAHPNGLGAYSFRKISSDFNVHFAILDSMRDHIDGVECFYWDHTPQESEQYAAFAKSLGMIVTGGTDHHGNLSGDAERDRLGTLAVPEYVLDFF; encoded by the coding sequence ATGATTGATTTACATACGCATTCAACAAAATCTGACGGTTCTCAAACTCCAAAACAATTAGTTTTGCAAGCACACCAAAAAAAATTAAAACTATTTTCTATAACTGATCATGATAGTATTGATGCAGTTGCTGAAGGATTATTAGAAGCTTCAAAAGTTGGATTGAAGTTTATATCTGGAACTGAATTGAGTGTAATTTATCGACATCCACTTTATAAAAATGGACAAAAAGGTTTTGAATTACATCTTTTAGGATATGGGTTTGATCATACTAATAAAACACTTGTTCATGAACTCTCTAAAAATCAAAAACATAGAGAATGGAGAGCGGGTGAGATTTATTCTCGATTAAATGCGGCTTTACATCAAGATGGCGAATCAATAATTGCTGAAGCAGAATTTGCTGCGATGAAACAAAGTATTGATGGTGCTATTGGAAGACCCCATTTAGCAGCAGTTCTTTTACAAAAAGGAATTGTTACTGGAATGCAAGAAGCATTTGATAGATATTTAAAAAAATGTGATGTTGCCAAAAGAGATTTACTGTTAGAAACTGCTGCAGAACTTATTCGATCTGCAGGAGGAAAATTAGTCGTGGCACACCCCAATGGTTTAGGTGCATATTCTTTTAGAAAAATTTCTTCTGATTTTAATGTTCATTTTGCAATTCTTGATTCTATGCGAGATCATATTGACGGAGTAGAATGTTTTTATTGGGATCATACTCCTCAAGAATCTGAACAATATGCGGCATTTGCAAAATCTCTGGGGATGATCGTTACTGGTGGAACTGATCATCATGGAAATTTATCTGGTGATGCTGAACGTGATAGACTAGGGACGTTGGCAGTGCCAGAATATGTTCTTGATTTTTTTTAG
- a CDS encoding SLC13/DASS family transporter has translation MVKNEFSILDKFISNSNLILFIKLVPIFFFVSLYFFQSPPLGLSQQAWTTVIIFLIAAYMLSTEITHMSITAIIIIFMLFLTSAVPASVALYGLGSKSFFLIFIGFLVAIGMEASGLDERVAHEVLKYCHTERSVILGVLIITAGLSMIMSNTTTVIMMLPIIKQITSKTNLNKIAIYLSIAFGANVGGVGFLIGTPPNVIAAEALGFGFLEWLRIGFPFMLIMIFLLYISFLIYFKPKHEIEKFKLKHLGPWSRKEKIACSITILTVVLWLTSFLHSLSTITVGLIGGVLMFLFVYDWKFFQKQTDWGVLILLAGTVSLGKALETTGAATWVAEKFLQITGFENPLWIAFAFVLLAMVITQFISNTATAGILTPVLIGISATIGVRPEVLVIPMVLIVSMTFLLPPGTAPNALVYNATGISVKEFIKAGILPTIFSIIAVFFYCIFMIV, from the coding sequence ATGGTGAAGAATGAATTTAGTATATTAGATAAATTTATTAGTAATTCTAATCTTATTTTATTTATAAAATTAGTTCCCATATTCTTTTTTGTATCTCTTTATTTTTTTCAGTCGCCCCCTCTTGGCTTAAGTCAACAAGCATGGACAACAGTTATTATTTTTTTAATTGCAGCCTACATGTTATCTACTGAGATTACTCATATGAGTATAACTGCAATAATTATTATATTCATGTTATTTTTAACTTCTGCAGTTCCCGCATCAGTTGCACTTTATGGGCTGGGGTCAAAATCATTTTTCTTAATATTTATTGGGTTTCTTGTAGCAATTGGTATGGAAGCATCAGGACTTGACGAGCGGGTCGCACATGAAGTGTTGAAATATTGTCATACTGAACGATCTGTTATATTGGGGGTTTTAATTATAACTGCTGGACTTTCGATGATTATGTCAAATACTACTACAGTTATTATGATGCTTCCAATTATTAAGCAGATTACTTCTAAAACTAATCTTAATAAAATTGCAATTTATTTATCAATTGCATTTGGTGCGAATGTTGGGGGTGTGGGTTTTTTAATTGGAACTCCTCCTAATGTTATTGCGGCAGAGGCTTTAGGATTTGGATTTTTAGAATGGCTTAGAATTGGATTTCCATTTATGTTAATTATGATTTTTTTATTATATATTTCTTTTTTAATATATTTTAAACCAAAACATGAAATCGAGAAATTTAAGTTAAAACATTTGGGCCCTTGGAGTCGTAAAGAAAAAATTGCATGTTCAATTACAATTCTTACTGTTGTTTTGTGGCTTACAAGTTTTTTGCATAGTTTATCAACAATTACTGTTGGTCTTATTGGTGGAGTTCTCATGTTTTTATTTGTTTATGATTGGAAATTTTTTCAAAAACAAACTGATTGGGGTGTTCTAATTTTACTTGCAGGAACTGTATCTTTAGGCAAAGCATTAGAAACTACTGGTGCTGCAACGTGGGTTGCTGAAAAGTTTTTGCAAATTACTGGATTTGAAAATCCCTTGTGGATTGCATTTGCTTTTGTTTTATTGGCGATGGTTATTACTCAATTTATTTCTAATACTGCAACTGCGGGAATTCTCACTCCAGTTTTAATTGGGATATCTGCAACAATTGGAGTTAGGCCTGAAGTATTAGTTATTCCTATGGTACTTATAGTATCGATGACTTTTTTGTTACCTCCTGGAACTGCACCTAATGCGCTGGTATATAATGCGACTGGAATAAGTGTGAAAGAATTCATAAAAGCTGGAATTTTGCCAACAATTTTTTCGATTATTGCAGTATTTTTTTATTGTATATTTATGATTGTTTGA
- a CDS encoding HD domain-containing protein: MNRKNQFIQEMKKDDVINDVFVVKFKKPVEQYKNGYKFELRLGDRTKEIMLKYWGPNDEQVVQTLYDSIKKDEVVFVQGRVSEWNNNLEIATNEHNEIKVLSSDEYSSEDFVRVTEQDVDLMYSELKQIIGLVKNSEIKSVLDYFFNDSEFEKKFKFSPAAMYVHHGWLGGLLEHSLSVVKLIVGLHKVHPNLDLDLLIAGAVLHDIGKLEEFEVKTSIRVSKKGMLLGHVSIGVDIVEKACTSVGIADELKMKLIHMIITHMGEYGSSKTPSFPEAVAVYYCDQMDSRITQIETLIKDANTEDETIYHKDFGNVFLK, encoded by the coding sequence ATGAACCGAAAAAATCAATTTATTCAAGAAATGAAAAAAGATGATGTAATTAATGATGTGTTTGTTGTTAAATTCAAAAAACCAGTTGAACAATATAAAAATGGGTATAAATTTGAATTAAGATTGGGAGATCGAACAAAAGAAATTATGTTAAAATATTGGGGGCCAAATGATGAGCAAGTAGTTCAGACATTATATGATTCAATTAAAAAAGATGAAGTTGTTTTTGTTCAAGGAAGAGTATCTGAATGGAATAATAATTTAGAAATTGCAACCAATGAACATAACGAAATTAAAGTTTTAAGTTCTGATGAATATAGTTCTGAAGATTTTGTTCGTGTAACTGAACAAGATGTTGATTTAATGTATTCTGAATTAAAACAAATTATTGGTTTGGTAAAAAATTCTGAGATTAAAAGTGTGCTCGATTATTTTTTTAATGATTCTGAATTTGAAAAAAAATTTAAATTTAGCCCTGCTGCAATGTATGTTCATCATGGTTGGCTTGGTGGATTACTTGAACATAGTTTATCTGTAGTTAAATTAATTGTTGGACTTCATAAAGTTCATCCTAACCTTGATTTAGATCTACTAATTGCGGGAGCAGTTCTTCACGATATTGGAAAGTTAGAAGAATTTGAAGTAAAAACAAGTATTAGAGTTTCAAAAAAAGGAATGTTACTTGGACATGTAAGTATTGGTGTTGATATAGTTGAGAAAGCTTGCACTTCTGTTGGAATTGCGGATGAATTAAAAATGAAATTAATTCATATGATTATAACTCACATGGGTGAATATGGCAGTAGTAAAACTCCATCATTTCCTGAAGCGGTTGCAGTATATTATTGTGATCAAATGGATTCAAGAATAACTCAAATTGAGACTTTGATTAAGGATGCAAATACTGAAGATGAAACAATATATCATAAAGACTTTGGCAATGTATTTTTGAAATAA
- a CDS encoding CPBP family intramembrane metalloprotease, whose translation MENKTWIIIIVLLPIMLFLSYGFFVAPEIFNEGGSINGVYSEYIEEPSRDYLGLGDDEIEKYVRNYIWDLYIILFAVLLILLTDVSFSDFGFDLSEIKKDAIIGILFFLVDLVLLGLVIYVTTSYIPEQVLDYHLSISDITGYAASGELTPSGLNIQFLLLNFFLYFFFVGPAEEVFRLFLLIKLEKVSNLFVAVVLSAFLFGIMHMFGSVFQSLNAFIGGLAYNLLWLFRGRKILAPIIAHGFYDFMITLLPFFK comes from the coding sequence ATGGAAAATAAAACTTGGATTATAATTATTGTATTATTGCCAATAATGCTTTTTCTTAGTTATGGCTTTTTTGTAGCTCCAGAAATATTTAATGAAGGAGGATCAATTAATGGAGTTTATTCTGAATATATTGAAGAACCAAGCAGGGATTATTTGGGTCTTGGTGACGATGAAATAGAAAAATATGTTCGAAATTATATTTGGGATTTATACATTATTTTATTTGCAGTCTTGTTGATTTTATTAACTGATGTTTCATTTTCAGATTTTGGATTTGATTTGAGTGAAATCAAAAAAGATGCGATTATTGGAATTTTATTTTTTTTAGTGGATTTGGTTTTGTTAGGGCTCGTAATTTATGTGACTACAAGTTATATTCCAGAACAAGTGTTAGATTATCATTTAAGTATTTCAGATATAACTGGATATGCTGCTAGTGGAGAATTAACTCCTAGTGGACTCAATATTCAATTTTTACTTTTAAATTTCTTTTTGTATTTTTTCTTTGTAGGTCCTGCTGAAGAAGTTTTTAGATTATTTTTGTTGATTAAGCTTGAGAAAGTTAGCAATCTTTTTGTTGCAGTGGTTTTGAGTGCATTTCTTTTTGGGATTATGCATATGTTTGGATCAGTTTTTCAAAGTTTAAATGCATTTATTGGGGGCTTAGCATATAATTTACTTTGGTTATTTAGAGGTAGAAAAATACTTGCTCCAATTATTGCACATGGGTTTTATGATTTTATGATAACTTTGTTACCGTTTTTTAAATGA
- a CDS encoding inositol monophosphatase family protein produces MNLYKELTFAREAILRAETEIRQVRKSGNFDVRFKPDGSPYTKADPLAERLIRDYLLTEFPGDGFEGEELPKIQSTNGRIWRCDPIDGTWSFINFEDTVATALSLHQINPDGSEKVVLALINNLFSAEKLYIAGEGIKTTLDGNQLPDISRDPSKLIVNYNISPNHSSDISEIMKLWTPKGPIVKAVSILGSAAYSLSHIAKGSHDIYVTSLANPFKVWDVAAGIYLIQKTGGVVTNLDGDPITQDETVIVAAKSPEHHAQFLEHITKTEFGKRYQR; encoded by the coding sequence ATGAATCTTTACAAAGAACTAACTTTTGCAAGAGAAGCCATTCTAAGAGCCGAAACAGAGATCCGACAAGTAAGAAAAAGCGGAAATTTTGATGTTCGATTCAAACCAGATGGTAGCCCATACACTAAAGCAGATCCTTTAGCAGAAAGATTAATTCGAGATTATTTACTCACAGAATTTCCAGGAGATGGATTTGAAGGAGAAGAATTACCAAAAATTCAATCAACAAATGGCAGAATTTGGCGTTGTGATCCCATTGATGGAACTTGGAGCTTTATCAATTTTGAAGATACAGTTGCAACCGCACTATCTCTTCACCAAATTAATCCAGATGGTTCTGAAAAAGTAGTTCTAGCTTTAATTAATAATTTATTTAGTGCAGAAAAATTATACATTGCAGGAGAAGGAATAAAAACAACTCTTGATGGAAACCAATTACCCGACATATCAAGAGATCCTTCAAAATTAATTGTTAATTATAATATTTCGCCAAATCACTCTTCAGATATTTCTGAAATAATGAAATTATGGACTCCAAAAGGACCAATAGTAAAAGCAGTTTCGATACTGGGTTCTGCAGCATATTCACTATCCCACATCGCAAAAGGATCACACGATATTTACGTAACAAGTCTTGCAAATCCATTTAAAGTTTGGGATGTTGCAGCAGGAATTTATTTAATTCAAAAAACAGGCGGAGTCGTAACAAATTTAGACGGAGACCCAATAACTCAAGATGAAACAGTTATTGTTGCTGCAAAATCTCCAGAACATCACGCTCAATTCTTAGAACACATTACAAAAACAGAATTTGGTAAAAGATATCAAAGATAA
- a CDS encoding YvcK family protein: protein MKKIVVIGGGSGIFNLLRGLKKKECKVTAIVSMMDSGGSTGVLRDEYGILPPGDVRKCLVALSESSELMKDLFQYRFPVGGLKGHSFGNLFLTALTQLTGSEEQAILEAGRVLKIKGLVIPVTLDKCNLCAELENGAVVKGETNIDVPKHDPNLKIDKMFLEPGANAHYGAIKAIEYADLVVIGPGDLYSSLVPNLLVKGISDALQKSSATKIYVCNLMTKHGESTGFCASDFLRVVKLHSGVRFDHVICNDFSQVILPRETLDKYAKEKAYPVVVDFEKLKFNGINIISKNLLSNLKLLRHDPKKISDLIYSLIN, encoded by the coding sequence ATGAAAAAAATAGTTGTAATCGGAGGAGGGAGCGGAATCTTTAATTTGCTTAGAGGATTGAAAAAAAAAGAGTGTAAAGTAACTGCAATAGTTTCTATGATGGACAGTGGTGGAAGCACGGGAGTTTTAAGGGATGAATATGGTATTTTGCCTCCTGGAGATGTAAGAAAATGTTTAGTTGCATTATCTGAGAGTTCTGAACTTATGAAAGATTTATTTCAATACCGATTTCCTGTAGGTGGACTCAAGGGTCACAGTTTTGGAAATTTATTTTTAACTGCTTTAACACAATTGACGGGAAGTGAAGAACAAGCAATTTTAGAAGCTGGAAGAGTTCTAAAAATTAAAGGGCTTGTGATTCCAGTAACGCTTGATAAATGTAATTTGTGTGCAGAACTCGAAAATGGTGCGGTTGTTAAGGGAGAGACAAATATCGATGTTCCGAAACATGATCCAAATCTTAAAATTGATAAAATGTTTTTAGAACCGGGAGCAAATGCTCATTATGGTGCAATTAAAGCAATTGAATATGCTGATTTAGTAGTTATTGGTCCGGGAGATTTATATTCAAGTTTAGTTCCTAACTTGCTTGTAAAAGGAATTTCTGATGCGTTACAAAAATCTTCAGCTACAAAAATTTATGTTTGTAATTTGATGACAAAACATGGTGAGTCAACTGGTTTTTGTGCGAGTGATTTTTTGCGAGTTGTAAAATTACATTCAGGAGTGCGATTTGATCATGTTATTTGTAATGATTTTTCACAAGTAATTTTACCTAGAGAAACTTTGGATAAATATGCTAAAGAAAAAGCATACCCTGTGGTTGTTGATTTTGAAAAATTAAAATTTAATGGTATTAATATTATTTCTAAAAATTTATTATCTAATTTAAAACTATTAAGACATGATCCTAAAAAAATATCTGATTTAATTTATTCTTTAATAAATTAA
- a CDS encoding ABC transporter ATP-binding protein has protein sequence MEHKTYSWTAFFQDYWKMLKGRRAKFFLFTGFSALSNLIVFANTFVLGLIIDYFTTYNLQTPKTEFYILIGILIFLGGFQVWLRLFGKIRIQAIGAEIRKEARLNALTNLMDNDLACHEKEETGSKIHKINDGGENIFDGIRTFSNQGLHIITRLVGCAVMFFALNIKYLAFATIFSIIYLAGETYYNKQLIICRDQLNKIKEKVSGKIHESTSNMLTVKSLGLKDILTKKATNLEKIYYTTWLKTRDVSQNKNKTIKIFSAITYGLFILMLGLDVMNQKITVGSIYVFASYFNHLKNGLHDYSNNINIFIKVKSAIGRFMTLFNNQTNNNNGKNNITKNWKTIEFKNITFKYKDKTVLKNFNLKINRNEKIGLVGKSGCGKSTLAKLLLQLYTPNKGTILIDNKNLNSFSKKSITNEFSIVLQDSEVFNLSLQENIAIATKNKNNKKLKESLQIAQLNKLISQLPKGINNLVGEKGYQVSGGERQRIGIARAIYKNTPLLILDEATSALDSKTESKIQKSLDKINNQTLLVIAHRLSTLKNTDKIIVLDKGKIVENGTFQQLIDNKQQFYQLHKIQNRN, from the coding sequence ATGGAGCACAAAACCTATAGCTGGACTGCTTTTTTCCAAGATTATTGGAAAATGCTCAAAGGAAGAAGGGCAAAATTCTTTTTGTTTACAGGATTTAGTGCATTATCAAATCTTATCGTATTTGCAAACACATTCGTATTAGGATTAATCATAGACTACTTTACAACCTACAATTTACAAACGCCAAAAACAGAATTCTACATTTTAATTGGCATTTTAATTTTTTTAGGTGGCTTTCAAGTTTGGCTAAGATTATTTGGAAAAATTAGAATTCAAGCAATTGGAGCAGAAATTAGAAAAGAAGCAAGACTAAATGCATTAACAAATCTTATGGACAATGATTTAGCATGTCATGAAAAAGAAGAAACAGGAAGTAAAATACACAAAATAAATGATGGTGGAGAAAATATTTTTGATGGAATTCGCACATTTTCAAACCAAGGATTACACATAATAACCAGATTAGTTGGATGCGCAGTCATGTTTTTTGCATTAAACATCAAATACTTAGCATTTGCAACAATTTTTTCCATAATTTATCTTGCAGGAGAAACCTACTACAACAAACAACTAATAATTTGCAGAGATCAATTAAATAAAATTAAAGAAAAAGTTAGTGGAAAAATTCATGAATCTACATCAAACATGTTAACAGTCAAATCATTAGGACTTAAAGATATTTTAACAAAAAAAGCCACAAACTTAGAAAAGATTTACTACACAACTTGGTTAAAAACAAGAGATGTTAGCCAAAATAAAAATAAAACAATCAAAATATTTTCTGCAATAACTTATGGATTATTTATACTAATGCTCGGACTAGACGTGATGAATCAAAAAATAACAGTCGGATCAATTTATGTATTTGCAAGTTATTTTAATCACTTAAAAAATGGACTTCACGACTATAGTAATAACATCAACATATTTATCAAAGTAAAAAGTGCCATTGGAAGATTTATGACTTTATTTAACAACCAAACAAATAACAACAACGGCAAAAATAACATCACTAAAAATTGGAAAACAATTGAATTCAAAAATATAACCTTCAAATACAAAGACAAAACAGTTCTAAAAAACTTCAATCTAAAAATTAACAGAAATGAAAAAATTGGTTTAGTGGGAAAGTCAGGATGTGGAAAATCAACACTTGCAAAACTTTTACTTCAACTATACACTCCAAATAAAGGAACAATTCTTATTGACAACAAAAACCTAAACAGTTTTAGCAAAAAATCAATCACAAACGAATTTAGCATAGTACTTCAAGACTCAGAAGTATTTAATTTATCCCTGCAAGAAAACATAGCAATTGCAACAAAAAATAAAAACAACAAAAAATTAAAAGAATCACTGCAAATTGCTCAACTCAACAAATTAATTAGTCAACTACCCAAAGGAATCAATAATTTAGTCGGTGAAAAAGGATATCAAGTAAGCGGCGGAGAAAGACAACGAATTGGAATTGCAAGAGCAATCTACAAAAATACACCCTTATTGATTTTAGACGAAGCAACCTCTGCACTCGACAGTAAAACAGAATCTAAAATACAAAAAAGTCTTGATAAAATAAACAACCAAACATTATTAGTTATTGCACATAGACTTTCAACACTAAAAAATACGGATAAAATAATAGTGCTTGACAAAGGAAAAATAGTTGAGAATGGAACATTTCAACAACTCATTGACAACAAACAACAATTTTATCAATTACACAAAATACAAAATAGAAATTAA
- a CDS encoding ACT domain-containing protein produces the protein MVSVTKLTEEYIRKHKSIKDCLKSGLLNYSALARLVFKELKTKKSLPRGVGMEAVLIAARRYKHKLKLEKSSEKQILQVLRESEIEIKTKSVVLVLEKQLYPDKLIEVEKIIKRKKGLFNAIEGVNSITIITTEKYSGEIKQTFKSSIIHEIKGLVSLIVKSPKEIETTPGVMAYLYGVLSDAGINVYHTLSCWTDTFIVVSETDMSRVLELFDFS, from the coding sequence ATGGTTAGTGTAACAAAGCTTACTGAAGAGTATATTCGTAAGCATAAAAGTATTAAGGATTGTTTGAAATCAGGCTTATTGAATTATTCTGCGCTTGCGCGATTAGTTTTTAAAGAGTTGAAAACTAAAAAATCACTTCCAAGAGGAGTTGGAATGGAGGCAGTACTAATTGCTGCTAGACGTTACAAACACAAATTGAAATTAGAAAAATCAAGTGAAAAACAAATATTGCAGGTTTTACGCGAAAGTGAAATTGAAATTAAAACAAAATCAGTTGTATTGGTTTTAGAAAAACAACTTTATCCTGATAAATTAATTGAAGTTGAAAAAATAATTAAAAGAAAAAAAGGATTATTTAATGCAATTGAGGGAGTAAATTCAATTACTATAATTACTACTGAAAAATATTCGGGCGAGATAAAACAAACTTTTAAAAGTTCAATTATTCATGAAATAAAAGGGCTAGTAAGTTTAATTGTAAAATCCCCAAAAGAAATTGAAACAACACCGGGAGTTATGGCATACTTATATGGGGTTTTAAGTGATGCGGGAATAAATGTTTATCATACTTTGAGTTGTTGGACTGATACATTTATTGTTGTTTCAGAAACTGATATGAGTAGGGTACTTGAGTTATTTGATTTTAGTTGA